A genomic stretch from Lathyrus oleraceus cultivar Zhongwan6 chromosome 2, CAAS_Psat_ZW6_1.0, whole genome shotgun sequence includes:
- the LOC127118453 gene encoding uncharacterized protein LOC127118453, with translation MCPLRLILVFLSATLAAFFVLRNLRSQPQPQPQLTEFEKENEDVPETETSDSAKPILNAPSNSKVKVALESGFWKFVDMASGRYLWRQLIQSSSK, from the exons ATGTGTCCTCTCAGACTCATTCTCGTATTCTTGTCTGCTACACTTGCTGCCTTTTTCGTCCTCAGAAACCTTAGATCTCAGcctcaacctcaacctcaactCACTGAgtttgaaaaagaaaatgaagaTGTCCCAGAAACAGAAACCTCGGATTCTGCTAAACCAATCTTAAATGCACCTTCTAACTCCAAG GTAAAGGTTGCATTGGAATCTGGGTTTTGGAAATTTGTTGACATGGCTTCTGGTCGTTATCTTTGGAGGCAGTTGATCCAATCTTCTTCAAAGTAA